AATTCCAAAACTACTGCAAGCACTTTGTGAGGAATCAAATGTGTAATGCTACCTGATCATTCCCCTTGCAACTTCCATGTGGCCGCCCATCATCTTTGAAACTTCAGTTTTCTCATTTTGACAACAGCAAAGCAGGAGATAATTTACTCTGGATAACTATGTCTGAAGATTACTTTAAGAGTTTTCGCATTACATTAAGAGTAGATCCCCGATATCCTGTCCCAAAATGGTTCCAGTGGTTAATATAGTTAAATAACTGGTAAAGTTTGTTGCGCTTTTCAAAGCCTGGAGCCTTGGGGATTTTGCTGTGATAAGCAGAGAAAAAAGAGCTGCTAAAACCACCAAACATCATAGCAATTGCAAGTTCAAATTCTGAATGACCATAGAAACAAGCAGGATCAAAGAGAATTGGGCCAGAGTCGTCTTCAGCTACATTTCCTGCCCACAGGTCCCCATGAATGAGTGCAGGAATGATCTCCAGACCACAAAACATCTCTGGGATCTTGGGCTGTGAAAAGCATAAACAGAAACAAACCTTAAACATTGCCCAGTGAGATAAACTTTGTCCATagtaaagtgctatataaatatcgAAATATATGTAATGGCCTTAATGTTGTGTTCCACCTGTTTTAATCCTAATTATTATGCATTATAAGTTTAATGCAATTAGTATGGTTGGAACTATTGCTGTGGTTTTAAGTGACAGACTAAAGGATAGTCTTGAGTCCTAAATGACTTGCATCCGATTcctagatatctgaaggactgcttgCTCCCAGGTGAATCTATCCACCTTACAAGACCTTCTATTCCATGTACAAACTAAAGCCAGTTGTCATGGACACAAggcagagccttctcagttgttgcccccaggttgTGAAGCTCTTTCCTGGAAGACACACTCCTCCAATGCCTTTTCATAGGCAAGTGAAGGCCATTCTCTTTATTCAAGGCTTTGGGCCATGAGAGTTGGTGGTTGTGGTAGGTTGTTTTAGTTAATCACTGTCTGTAGTGACTGCTCTTGCACTTTCCAGTCTGTAATTTATTGTTAATTTTGCTCTTTTCAGCCCTTTCCTAATGATGGTTTAATTATTAGAAACCCACCTTGGGGGTTCAAGCAATAATAGGCATCCTAAaaggacaataaataaatagttgcagACTTCACAGAATTATGTTAATGTCTCTTAATAACTGAGGAATGTTTTCCTTAATAGCCAGGAAATCTCTCCTCACTGCCTTTGGAATGAGATATTTATCCGAACTAATACAAGAGACAAAGAAAGAGTTTGTAGCAATTTGAATTCAGCATCAGATAGAGGTAAAAAGCTGTGACTGGAATTAACATAGTTTGTTGAGGTGAGAACTGGAGAAATCCAAGCAATTACCTACTTTGGAAATCAAATGCAGGATTAAGAGCTCCTGCATGCTCTGGGAGCTCTTATCTTATTCCACTGTGTTCTGCTTGTATATTTATAGATAAAACTAATGTTACAAGGACACCATAAGATTTCAGTACACTCTCATGCAAAGGAAACTAAACTCTGTAATGCTTCTACTGCACTTCTCACAAACTGGAGCAGTGGGAAGCATATGGCTATTTTTCAGTTACCTCCACCCAATACCTGGAATGAGGGAAGTTAGAAATGTATTTAAATCATGGGTCCTAACCATTCTTCCTAACCAAAGCCGACTTGGAGGCAGGACTGCAGCTTGTTTGAACTAAATGGCAAAAACAGCAGGATGAATATGCAATGTGTCTGGAGAAAGAAGAACCAAAGGGAGACTATGGCTCCATACATCGTTTTGTCAGACTTGTATTCCTTGTGGCATGCGACCAGAAAAATGGTCCAAGTGTGAAAAGAGAGCTCAAACTGGGAAAGCTCCCAAACAGACCATACATATGAAACTAAAGGACACCATTTATGATGAGCAATAGATGAACCAATGTACAGTATATGTGCGTAGATCAGGCAATAGCGAGATAAAGTGGGCTGTGTAGGAAGGAAACCTCAAGTCTAGTAAAACCTTCTGTTAAGGCAACATGAAGAAAAGAGTTGGAAAAGCAGCACAACTAGGCCTTAAGACACTGCAGATGCTCATACGTTTAACCTGTccttaccttaagtggcgcagcagggaaatttattttttaattttatatatatatatatatttttttttttttaatgcttgactaacaaccagaaggttgctggttcgaatccccactggtacaatatcgggcagcagcaatataggaagatgctgaaagacatcatctcatactgcgtgggaggaggcaatggtaaacccacccacccaccctgtattctaccaaagaaaaccacagggctctgtgggcaccaggagtcgaaagcgactttttatttatttatttatttatttattctatttctataccgcccttccaaaaatggctcaaggtggtttgacggcacactttacctttatctctcAAAATGGCATTCTGGCATTTCTCCCCTACCTTTAGCTGAGACCACAGCTCTCTCGCTTCTCTGTCTCCATAATCTCTCTCAATCAAATCCATTTGGGCCTGGAGCCGGTGGCGAATAAAAAAAGTGGGCCAGTCATTTTGCCATTCATTCACCTACAAAATCAAGTATCAACATTCAGGTAATCATGGGAAAACAATACTTAAGCACTTAAGCAGATGATACAGAAAGCTCGACATTTTCAATTATTAAAATAGTTATGTTTTATTACTATGTCTATTGTGTCAGCAACCTCAAATATAAGGTTGAAATATAAAATACACGGGGGAAATTTGGTAGCAAAGATTATAATGATAAAGGTAACATCCATCTCTTGCACTGAACAATGGAGGCTTTATCAGTGTATCCAGGATACAAAGTAATTGTGTTTGATGTTGTATCTTCTCCAGTACAGAGTATGAGCATGAAggaaaaatacaaatttctctCATTAAAAAGGGATTTTATGCAGCAAGTATCTTTGAAGTCTTTGCTTTTGAATAAATACTTTTTTATGCAGCAAGTATCTTTGAAGTCTTTGCTTTTGAATAAACACTTTTTATATAAAAGAAAGCAAGTCTCCACAGATGTAtagcagaaaattaaaaaaaacctgaattaAACATTATAAAATTCAAATTGCAGTTATAAATTAAATTCCACTAATTGTAGTCTCTGCATCTTatgggggctattcacacgaccacacGTGCAGTTAGGCAGGCAGGGGcgaaaggcagggttcaacctaccttcccccagataacCGCTCATTGTAGACCTGCTGTGCGCAAgccgtgcacccacacaacccaaGCTGCCATGAGCAGCATGGGTAAACAGAGACCAGGACTCGTTATCCCCGCCTCCGAGAATCCCATGGTGCACTCCCTCTCAgaacaggtgctctaggtgcctgtctctgtgtcagtgcaagctggaaacagcttgcactgacacatgatcccaagAGCCAGATTAAGGgcgcatttgcacccttaacctcttTGGTGACCCAGCATCACCAAACCCAAGAGAGTTAAAGggaagtgaacccctgtcttgactgacaggctggtgacccacccaccccagatctTGACCAATCAGTCCACGATGTGGGTGGGACAGTAGGATTGCtgctggggcttctgggaagaagaaggaagtgggAGAGTGCAGAGCAGCATGGTGTCTGCGCCCACATGGTGAATGCTGCAGGACAATCTCAGGGTGAGAGATTTGCAGCAGGCTTGATCTTGCCAGGAATtctggtgagttttcaagggaaaTTAAGCCAGGGCTTTACGGCTTTGGAATCTAGCATAGGGGAAAGTATATTTAGCCAGACTTTGCGTTCGGAATTACTTTGCTTTCTGTGCGTGTTTTGTAtagtcctaaatatctgttctttctAACTGAGCAACTAAGTACCATTACATACTGCCTAAGAAAGATCTGGGTGCtttgaagtattattgtaaccAACCTAAGTGATTTTTAACTGCATCTAAAAAGCTAGAGACTCAGACGAACCAGTCTGTAGTCATGAATAAACTGTTCTTTTCTTTtgacaagcctctctgagttggttatTAACTCGGAAGAAGGGTGGGGGAAGCCCACTAGTGCACAGTGTCTCTGAGAGTTCAGCTTAGCAATcttgttttctcaccacgtgtaggcatacatgtggaaggtttttataTTTGCCCAACAGCAAATATAAAAGGTTTTTATCTTGCCCAATAGCAAGACAAAGAGAAGTCTAAGCTGTGACACTCCAGTCCAGGCTGTCCAGTCTCTGATAAAAGAgtgtctggtggcagcattttaatctaCCAAAGGTCTAAAGTAAGTTTTAAAAGGGAAGCCCACTCAGGCGGCTCAGCAGGGGTGACTCAGCACTACCCCACGCCCCACGTGAGCTGGCTCTGAGTCAAAGGCTTAATGCCTtataacctcggctaagagctggtCTTCGGCACTAGATTTAGCACTGCAGCACTGCCGGGATCTGTtcagatcctggtggttctcgtGGGCAGTCAAGCTGCTTAAGACTGGGCTTGgccactcataagaacagcctctatgCCTATTATATGTATAAATGTGGAGCCTACCTGAGCAATATAGCCACAGCAGGTGACTATATGGAATCCAAACTTATCCACATAGCGGGGTTCAGATATGCCTGCACCTTTCCCTGTTAAACAAAATTAATTTTCAGATTAAAGGTTCAAAGACAGAGAATAtacatttcattttatattatatAGTTGTGATTGCATTATAGTTATCAACAGTAATATTTATTTTTGAAGTAACTTGTAAAACGTTAGATGCACATTGAGCAACCAAGGACTTGTGCCTTAAGTTGCGGCTGTTGTTCAGCTCAAACGGTTTGCCACATTTTATTTTGTACTGCTTATTGCAA
Above is a window of Hemicordylus capensis ecotype Gifberg chromosome 2, rHemCap1.1.pri, whole genome shotgun sequence DNA encoding:
- the FN3K gene encoding fructosamine-3-kinase, with product MEKLLKTELKTTLLKAFGSSGGGCISQGQSYETDHGKVFVKINSKSQARTMFEGEMASLEAIQQTNTLRVPQPIKVIDLPGGGAAFAMEYLKMKSLNKYSAKLGEQVADFHLHNQNLGVKLQKDENTVGKGAGISEPRYVDKFGFHIVTCCGYIAQVNEWQNDWPTFFIRHRLQAQMDLIERDYGDREARELWSQLKPKIPEMFCGLEIIPALIHGDLWAGNVAEDDSGPILFDPACFYGHSEFELAIAMMFGGFSSSFFSAYHSKIPKAPGFEKRNKLYQLFNYINHWNHFGTGYRGSTLNVMRKLLK